A genomic stretch from Helianthus annuus cultivar XRQ/B chromosome 1, HanXRQr2.0-SUNRISE, whole genome shotgun sequence includes:
- the LOC110923468 gene encoding zinc finger MYM-type protein 1-like, whose protein sequence is MNEVKGRFFSLLIDKSRDCSIKEQMAVVLIYVDDGGEVIERFIGIVHVIDTCASSLKSVIDNFFAKHGTTMSRVRGQGYDGASNMRGELNGLKQKILHEDKYAFYIHYFPHQLQLIVVVTSSEYAYLHVKGKMLSGKKQYDDFVKRIEMGEICTGKGKNQETSLARDGDTHWGSHLKTIHRLLDMWKPVREVLIALSREGPDGKTRGNALSLAEKVESFEFVFVSHLMLNLLRMTN, encoded by the exons ATGAATGAGGTTAAAGGTAGGTTCTTTTCTCTTTTGATTGACAAGTCTCGTGATTGTTCTATAAAAGAGCAAATGGCAGTGGTTTTGATATACGTTGATGATGGTGGGGAAGTTATTGAACGGTTTATCGGGATAGTGCATGTTATTGACACTTGTGCATCATCTTTAAAAAGTGTTATCGATAATTTCTTTGCAAAACATGGTACAACAATGTCTAGAGTTAGAGGTCAAGGTTATGACGGAGCTTCCAATATGCGTGGTGAGCTAAATGGATTGAAACAAAAAATCTTACATGAAGACAAGTATGCATTTTATATTCATTATTTTCCTCACCAGTTGCAGTTAATCGTTGTAGTTACGTCATCTGAATATGCATAT CTTCATGTAAAAGGAAAGATGCTATCCGGAAAAAAACAGTATGATGATTTCGTGAAACGTATAGAAATGGGTGAAATTTGTACAGGAAAAGGTAAAAACCAAGAAACGAGCTTAGCTCGAGACGGCGACACTCATTGGGGTTCTCATCTTAAGACAATACATCGACTTTTAGACATGTGGAAGCCGGTGAGAGAAGTGCTTATTGCTTTGTCTAGAGAGGGCCCTGATGGAAAAACTCGAGGTAATGCACTTAGTTTGGCTGAAAAAGTGGAAAGTTTTGAATTTGTATTTGTTAGTCATTTGATGTTAAACTTATTAAGAATGACAAACTGA